The stretch of DNA tgtaatgtaaatgaatgtgGAAGGCCCCCTCAGTGCCATGTGCAGTTGGGTCCCTGCATGTTGCCCAACACCAGTGCTTAGACAGATTCAGCTTCCATGCTTTATACTATAataaaaaggggggaaataGGCTTCTCTTTTAAAACTATCAGTACACATTTAGAGTAGTGAGTAATATTAGGCACACATAATAGGTTTCCCAGGAGTAAGCGTGCCAGTGATATCAATCTATATACACCACATCCTGCTAATTTTGTGAGTTTCCTGTTTAAAGCAGGAGCAGAGTCTGATTTACCTTTATGTGAAATGAAAGCACATTGTGAAGTTTTTTACTCATATCAATCAAGTCTGCTTGAAAAGTTGTTTTGAACAGCTGATATGGAAAATATTCTACTGATAACAAGTACAATAGggatttaaaaattaatttaaaaaatgtactgtaatagcCCTCTGTCCTGTCCTGAACTGTTCTTTCATAAGCCATAAATATTAAGTGCCTTGTATATTACACATATTTTAACATTCACATCCTTTCACAATAAGGCAGCTATGTAGGGTAATCGAGCACAATGATCCATCCTTACCAAATCTATTATGTCcttgtactgtacatacttAAGGAAATAGGGTGCATAatttacagtgagcaccataattaattggacagtgacacatgttttgttattttggttctgtactctagcactttgagtttgaaaggatacaatgacaatgaggttgaagggCAGACTGTCCACTTTCATTTttgggtattttcatccatattggatgaaccGTTTAGAAATGACCACCTCTAGTACATAGACCCCCTATTTTAAGGTACTTCAAGTATTAattgaattggcttcacataTGTTTTTTATTAGGCAAGTGTATTTGTGTcattagtgaatgcagaagagagctgttgatgtctagtcttgattctagacattgcctttggagattgttgttggggtCTGACAACCTGAAGATGACAGCAGTGTcaatgcaaattaagctggctgtcataaggctcagaaattaaaatcaatcaatcaggaacattgcaaaaaccctgggcattattaacaagaaaagaACAACTGTTTTTTTCAACTGAACACAATTATGTTAAAAGATCCAATAGACTAAGGAAGACCACTGTAGCGGATTACAGGCATTttctcctaccgtgcgctagaCCAACAGATTTCACTCATTAAAAATACACTCAAAACAACAAAGACattcactgtccaatgaattgcACATTGTAGCAATAGGAGTGGCTGCAGCATGTGCTATTTTGGGTACATGTCCAATGTtatagtattttttgtgcactgCCAATgcgtgccaataattctggagcccactgtatatacattgtGGCCCCCCGAGGTGCCCTCAGGGTACCACTGGGCCAACCTGACCCTCATCAAGGGCCTGCCGCTGGAGAATACCTCTGGGTCAGGTGATTGAGATGCTGGAAGGCTTTAGGACCCTGAAGGGAAATGGAGTACCAATCTAGAGGACAATAATTgtacatttcaattaaaatggaTGACATTTCCATCCAtaaagtgaataaaataaagtaaagacatttggaaccaccaggactcttcctcagcgaggtgaccaagaacccaacggtcactctaacagagcttcggcagtcctctgcagagatgatgcaaagcttgtagagacttacccaagaaaactacaagctgtaattgctgccaaagagACTcatacaaagtactgaattaagggtctgaatacttacagtatattaatGGGAGATTTCAGTTTATGatcatttttaatacatttgcaaaaatgtcaacACGTTTTCagtattgagtgtagattgatgggcaaaatttaaaattttatccattttaaataaaatctacaacacaataaagtgcaaaaagtaAAGCCACTGTATGCATGGCCAGGCATGAATGTGAGGAGGTTTGGACCAATGTGTTCAGGAATTTTCTCAGCAGCCTGCGAAGTTATCAGTTGGTTGAAAAATATTCACTGCCAGGTAGAGAAAGCCCTGTGAGCTTTTGGGAGCAAAATATGAGCTTCTATTCTCTGTATGCTACACTACAGTACCCAACTAATATTAGGCGGGAATCTTTCTTTACCTGTTAAAATTATATGGAGACTTTCCATTAGGTATAGTACAATAATCGTTTTATACCAGTgtctttcatatatatatatatatatatgtgtatatatatatatatatatatatatatatatatatatatatatatatatatatatactttgtttttctttaacaaAGATTTTGATATTTTGGATGGAATGCTCCTAATCTCCTTAATTAAtttcacttactgtactgtaagagCACCTAGTGCAGGAAGTGTAAGCCCCCTTACAAGCGTTTGGTTACAAGCTTAGGCCACACCAATAGTGAAATTTTCATCTGGTCACTGGATGTactgtttgaaagtgttaaaaaacACTATTTACATAAACTACACTCACTgcgcactttattatgtatttattagtacttattggtcttctgctactgtagcctatccatttagaggtttgacgtgttgtgtgttcagaggtactcttctgcaaaccaccctgtctggcaccaataatcattctgcggtcaaagtcacttttcttccccattctgacatttggtctgaaaaacagccgaacctgttgaccatgtctgcatgcttttatgcatttagttgctgccacattattggctgattaaatatttgcattaacaagctagtgtacaggtctaactaataaattgctcactgagtgtatattagatTCCATTGTTTTAGCAACAGGTGTGGTGGCAAAACAAGCTTGGGGTGTCCTCAGCTTCTATGCATTTGGTCACAAGCATGACTATTTCGGAGGACATTGAAAACAGCTTTGACTCCATTGCATTGTATTTGAtgaaaacttcaatcaatggacctcagtTATAATAAACTAGATGtaattattgtactttttttttttttttttttacaatcttccaGACGTGCTGCAGCCAGAGGCAAGGAGAGAtccaggagagggagagtgaaagggAGGGGGAAAACAAGCACCATTTTTTCATGAGCATTTTTGCAGCACTCTTCCTCCAGGCACATTTAGTGTCTAATAtgtagtattttacacctcatgagGCACATCATATCTCCAGGACGCTCATTTTGGTGGCATTGTCTTCAAATTTGAATcaggatttgtccagtgttgtggctgtggctccctTGTTTCTAAGCCGCAGTCATCTGTGTCCATAAAAAAGTCCACTCTATtcatttgtttcagtaatatttagagtaattctgactctcgggattacctttcagaagagaccaggaatATGCCTGTATTCAAGGGGGTTCAAGAAAAGTAACATTTTGGGTATTTcattgggaaaaaaatattttttaagggGAGCGGCAGAAAGGGTTAAAACCAGCTTTAGAAATGTCATCTGTTTAGTACATCCAACCCACACTGTTCATTTGGGTGTAATCACAATCATTCAACTTCTGCCCGGTAGGCTTGGGCAGATTTGTTAAGAAATCTCACAAATCTTTGGAagagatttattattattattattattattattattattattattattattatttattattattaaaataatgtcaatCTGATAATTGTCTAATCCTACAAAGAACCAGTGGTATATGAATGACACTATAGCAATAGTCTGGTGTCATTCAAAAGCATGTTTTGCTTTTAAATCATACTGGCCTGCCAAGTGATGTAAattaatgtttctttttcatCATCACTGCTACACAAAAATGCACCATCAACAGAGCTAACACAATTTACcagatgtaattgtttttaattatgttaTGAATATATACCTTTCCAACAATTCTAACAATTTCCAATCACTTCTAAAAAAAAGGTACTTCATGCAGGCCTCCTGTCATTGGAGGTAGCTGTGCATTCTGTGGTTGCTCACAGTACATGCCAATAACAAGCATGGCTAGTGGGCTACAAGTGCTAATTCACCTTTTTCATTATTGATACTGTCCttcaacaaaatacaaaaatattatatcttgcaaacataaaacatacatacatgggCAAACAAATCAATTTCAAGCAAATAGTCCATAAAACAATACTGCTATTTTCTACAGAAAGTGGCCGGCTTTACAAAAGGTAGGGCCTGTACAACATTAGTCATgcttcacttagatcacattctctCTGATAGTCATAGGGATGAAGTCAGGCTCACGGGGTTTACGTTTACGATTTCTGATCACATTGAGGCGCGGGAGGAAGTCATCACTGACCAGTAAATAAATTAGCGGGTTAATGGCACTGTTCATGCACGCCAGACCGCGGCTTACTTGATAGGCGACGTAAATGTGCTTAAATATTTCCTCACAAGTTCCGTCGTATTTCATTATCCGCGTCATGAGATTAAGGTTTCTCAAAATATGATAAGGGATGAAACAAACGGAAAACAACACAACGAGCACAACGACGAGTTTCAGGCACCGCTGCTTCAGCAACGCATCGACGTTTTCGTTCGAGGCCAGCACCACGGCAACGTGTCCGTAACACCCCAAGATGATGAGCAAAGGAACGCAAAATCCTGTGAATGTCCAGCTTGCGCTGTATGGAAGGTAATCCCTGGTTAGATGTTTTGAAGTGGTGTCATAACAGCTGTCCGTCGAATTCCTCGGGGTCTTTTCAAAAAACATGTCAGGAAGGATTTGAATGATAACCAATAGCCAGACAAGGATACTTATTGCCACGGAAAGACGAGTGTTAATTCGTCCCATAACTTTCAGAGGATGAACAATTCCAAGGTACCTGTAAATGCTAATGCAAGTGAGGAACCCGATACTGCCGTACAAGTTCAAATTGAATACAAATCTGGTGACTTTGCAAAACAAAGATCCAAAAATCCATTTGCTACTCTTCGCGTAATAAACGACCAGGAACGGCAACGTGAATACATATAACAGGTCTGCAACTCCCAGGTTTAGTACAAAAATGTTGATGTTCCCAAGTTTCATCCAGCTCCTCCACACTGACTTTAAACCAAAATAATTGGCAAGCAAACCTGTTATAAACACCAAAACGTACACCGTCGGTAAGAATATATGCGTAAAATTTTGGTTTATGTTCCCACAGGTGATGTTGGTCATTGTGATCCTCCACATGAAAGGTTGAAAGCTTGTTTGTTATAGCCGTAATCCAGGTATTACTTCTACCACGAAAAAAGTCAGTCAACAATTCACAAACTCTTCAAGAATTTAATACAGACAACGCCTAAAGTAGACGTAAGACGATCTCTGATTGATCCATGAAGCGCATgaggtgaaaatgaaagcagaCACGGTGTAGGCTATAAACTACGCCCACATCGACATTCGAATTCGAGTACTGGCCACTTTAGTCTACACAGTTACATGCCAAGTGTTACCCTAGTTCAACTTTTGACAGAGTACATGTGAGTCCAATAGAGACCATATGCGCTCTTTAAGAGTTGATTAAACACTGAAAAATGCACTCTGTATCTTAGGATACACATATGCAGACCCTCGTAAACACGAGGTGAACCAATGCGCAATTATGGCAATAAACATGATTCATGATTAAAATAAAGAGGAAATGTTTCACCTATTGAAAAATCATCAGCATAACATTCCATCTGCGTAAGTTGGCGCTGAACATCAGTCTGATCGACGCTAATGGCTGAAGTTCCCACATCCTGTGACTGTTTCTAAAGGTAATTACGGGAAACGGTGTGGAATTAGCAGAAACTCCGTTTCCATGGAATAAGCCGTTGGATTTACGAGATAATGTGTGTTAAAATATTCTAACCAGTTGCAAATGAAAGGATAAGGTCTCAGTTctaaatacatatacactcagtgagcacttattatttattagacttatttttagacttattggtcttctgctgctgtaggctatGCTCTTAACAATaatcattttatatcagtgtctttttaatatttataaatatgataACATAAtgaatgacaaataaaaaaagctttaaaatgaGCTATTATTGTGTAATAATCCGTAAGCACGTAACCACTTTGGCCACACAAGCTTGTATTCAGGCCGGAAttggtttatttgcattcattcagtGAAGTTTTTATCTGCTCCCTGGATGTACTGTCTGAAAgtgttacattttttatatatttgtacaaactgcactcactgagcactttattaggtatttatttgacttctgctgctgtagcccattctgacatgattaaacatttgcattaacaagctgaagtacgggtctacctaatacctaataaagtgctcagtgcgtGTATATTAATGTCcacaaatgttttgtaaaattaGATGACTAGTGATTAAAGTTATATTGCACACTTGTGCCAGCCAGCCCCAACATGGTTGGTTGGCAAATATTAAGGGGTTGTTTGgctcaatgttaaaatgctaTAGTTACAAAGAATGAGGCAACCAATAGAAACAATTTTCAACATTGAATTCAAATAAGAACCAGAAAGCACAAGTACTCAACAGgagaatataaataatatattgtaaCAAAACAGTATTTTTAGCCAGTTCATCAATAGAAATGTAATACATATAGGCCTACTATTGTCATTTATCTTTCTTGCTTTCTCTTTTcctcttgtttgtgtgtgtatgcatgtgtgcgtgtgtgtttgtgtgtgcatgtgcaggtgtgtgtaaacCTGTGTGGATCAGGCCCATATACAGTGGACAGGAAACAGAATGTGTGACATTAACTCATTCTGTGATGTTTGAGTAGATGTCTAAATGATAGATATGGGTAGCTTATATCAACGTTTGAGAGCACTAGCATAAACTCTCATTAAGCTATGCATGTTTGAGCAAAAAGTGTTACAATCATCTTGCCAACAATTGCCCTGCAGCTTCCGGAGGAATATCGCCATTTTTGAGATCAGTGATCACAGTGCTCCAGTTATTGATGGTGGCTTGTCCGGCCCTGTAACACTGTAGCTCTTTTTCCGCCCTGGTGCTCATCTGCTGGAATGTAGTTCtagaaatataccttttttctgacttgatttcattttcatttttgtgcattcactggggctcaatttcaatttcaatattaGCATAATGTGGTAGCTTAGCATATAGTCTTGAAACCTAAAGGAGTCAGtagcctccttcaaagtgaagaaatacaccttacagcaactccaaagctgtcctatttacacaaggtatcatatgtatttgaaatacacgtgtgggaagaaaattaaaatgagagATGTGGTTTTCTGAGAAGGTTGACAGTTGAAACTAtaactgaacacacatgtatctaTCTCAACCTTCAGAAGATGTGAGGATCACTGCGCTCAAACAGCCGAAGATGAAAGAGGATACatgttatatatatacagtggtgtgaaaaagtgtttgcctccttcctgatttcttatttttttgcatgtttgtcacacttaaatgtttcagatcatcaaacaaatttaaatattagttaaagacaacacaagtaaacacaaaatgcagtttttaaatgaaggtttttattattaagggagaaaaaaaatccaaacctacatggccctgtgtgaaaaagtgattgccccccctgttaaaacataacttaactgtggtttatcaaacctgagttcaatttctctagcctattccaggcctgattactgccacacctgttctcaatcaagaaatcacttaaataggacctgcctgacaaagtgaagtagaccaaatgatcctcaaaagctagacatcatgccgagatctaaagaaattcaggaacaaatgagaaagaaagtaattgagatctatcagtctggaaaaggttataaagccatttctaaagctttgggactccatcaaaccacagtgagagccattatccacaaatggcgaaaacatggaacagtggtgaaccttcccaggagtggccggccgaccaaaattaccccaagagcgcagcgacgactcatccaagaggccacaaaagaccccacaacaacatccaaagaactgcaggcctcacttgcctcagttaaggtcagtgttcatgactccaccataagaaagagactgggctgcatggcagagttccgagacgaaaaccactgctgagcaaaaagaacattaaggctcgtctcaattttgccagaaaacatcttgatgttccccaagacttttgggagaatactctgtggtctgacaagacaaaagttgaactttttggaaggtgtgtgtcccattacatctggtgtaaaaaTAACACcgtatttcagaaaaagaacatcataccaacagtaaaatatggtggtggtagtgtgatggtctggggctgttttgctgcttcaggacctggaagacttgctgtgataaatggaaccatgaattctgctgtccaccaaaaaatcctgaaggagaatgtcctcaagctgaaacgaacttgggttctgcaggaggacaatgatccaaaacacaccagtaagtcctctgaatggctgaagaaaaacaaaatgaagactttggagtggcctagtcaaagtcctgacctgaatcctattgagatgctgtggcatgaccttaaaaaggcggttcatgctcgaaaaccctccaatgtggctgaattacaacaattctgcaaagatgagtgggccaaaattcctccacagcgctgtaacagactcattgcaagttatcgcaaacgcttgattgcagttgttgctgctaagggtggcccaaccagttattaggtttagggggcaatcactttttcacacagggcaatgtaggtttggattgtttttctcccttaataataaaaaccttcatttaaaaactgctgtgtttacttgtgttgtctttgactaatatcgaaatttgtttgatgatctgaaacatttaagtgtgacaaacacgcaaaaaaataagaaatcaggaaggaggcaaacactttttcacacctctCAGCGATTGACTTATTTTGGTCACCTTTTTTAACACTactatttcctgttttttacTGCCAGCCAGGATGTGTATCAGCTTCAGCATGAGACCATGCATGTTGAGGGCAGAAGGGGAAAAACAGATGAGTTGCTTTTTGCAGCTCATCAGGCATTTCTTATGTTGCAAATAGATATTTCATATAGAATATTTCTATGCTGTGTAAAATGTCAAAGAATTGCATTGATTATTgccttaactaactaactacacCATGCTAAAATTAAATCGAATGAAATAATTGGCTAATTCTGACAATGAAAAAACTCTTAAGACTACTCAGGCATGAATGAAAGttaaaaatatgattattttaGTACATTGAAATTCCAAGCTCAATAGCTTTAACTGAATACTTGTACAAAACATGCATGATGTGCAA from Conger conger chromosome 14, fConCon1.1, whole genome shotgun sequence encodes:
- the si:dkey-78k11.9 gene encoding P2Y purinoceptor 1, producing MWRITMTNITCGNINQNFTHIFLPTVYVLVFITGLLANYFGLKSVWRSWMKLGNINIFVLNLGVADLLYVFTLPFLVVYYAKSSKWIFGSLFCKVTRFVFNLNLYGSIGFLTCISIYRYLGIVHPLKVMGRINTRLSVAISILVWLLVIIQILPDMFFEKTPRNSTDSCYDTTSKHLTRDYLPYSASWTFTGFCVPLLIILGCYGHVAVVLASNENVDALLKQRCLKLVVVLVVLFSVCFIPYHILRNLNLMTRIMKYDGTCEEIFKHIYVAYQVSRGLACMNSAINPLIYLLVSDDFLPRLNVIRNRKRKPREPDFIPMTIRENVI